From Phenylobacterium immobile (ATCC 35973), a single genomic window includes:
- a CDS encoding LptF/LptG family permease gives MTTTAGRLRPTILDRYILRLTVWPMLACLGVTVVSLLLERTLRLLDMLSASASRFTSVAELAANLLPHYLGLALPVAFFVALFIVITRLDDGAEIEAFLASGVPLTRIAAPFVAMGVVLALISLIVFGYLQPYSRYAYRAVLHAAVNAGWDGRLYGGAFVVDGDSILTADDASLEGRRLQHLFIRRAQPGGGEEIITARSATLSTDDPKRVTLTLTDGMRAGESKTGGFDTLRFDTFVMQSDLAGASLLLRARGGDERELTLGELAARAGQPRPFLPRATLLAELYSRLARSVILPFLPLIALPLGLAAKRRRRTAGLLLAGVLLLAYQHGVQFGLGLATAGKAAPEIAIGGPFFLFAGFCLWMFLGSRQRPGETPIGRFVGLIGDGIDRLVKKLKPRKRKLGGTVA, from the coding sequence ATGACCACCACGGCCGGGCGGCTTCGCCCGACGATCCTTGACCGCTACATCCTGCGTCTGACCGTCTGGCCGATGTTGGCTTGCCTTGGCGTGACCGTGGTCTCGCTCCTGCTGGAGCGGACGCTGCGGCTGCTCGATATGCTGTCGGCCAGCGCCAGCCGGTTCACTTCGGTGGCCGAACTGGCCGCGAACCTTTTACCGCACTATCTGGGCCTGGCCCTGCCGGTGGCGTTCTTCGTCGCCCTGTTCATCGTCATCACCCGCCTGGACGACGGCGCCGAGATCGAGGCCTTCCTGGCGAGCGGCGTGCCTCTGACCCGCATCGCCGCGCCCTTCGTCGCCATGGGCGTTGTGCTGGCCCTGATCAGCCTGATCGTCTTCGGCTACCTGCAGCCCTACAGCCGCTACGCCTATCGCGCGGTGTTGCATGCGGCGGTCAACGCCGGCTGGGACGGCCGGCTCTACGGCGGCGCCTTTGTCGTCGATGGCGACAGCATCCTGACCGCCGATGACGCGAGCCTCGAGGGCCGCCGTCTGCAGCACCTCTTCATCCGCCGCGCCCAGCCCGGCGGCGGCGAAGAAATCATCACGGCTCGCTCGGCGACACTTTCGACTGATGACCCGAAGCGGGTGACCCTGACCCTCACCGATGGCATGCGGGCCGGCGAAAGCAAGACCGGGGGCTTCGACACCCTGCGCTTCGACACCTTCGTCATGCAGTCCGACCTGGCCGGCGCGAGCCTTTTGCTGCGCGCCCGGGGCGGCGACGAACGCGAGCTGACCCTCGGCGAGCTCGCGGCCCGCGCCGGCCAGCCGCGGCCCTTCCTACCGCGCGCGACTCTGTTGGCTGAGCTCTATTCGCGCCTGGCGCGCTCGGTGATCCTGCCCTTCCTGCCGCTGATCGCCCTGCCACTCGGTCTCGCGGCGAAGCGCCGCCGACGCACCGCCGGCTTGCTCTTGGCCGGCGTCCTGCTGCTTGCCTACCAACACGGCGTTCAGTTTGGCCTGGGCCTGGCCACGGCGGGCAAGGCCGCGCCTGAGATCGCCATCGGCGGGCCGTTCTTCCTATTCGCAGGCTTCTGCCTTTGGATGTTCCTGGGTAGCCGTCAGCGGCCAGGCGAGACGCCTATCGGGCGCTTCGTGGGCCTGATCGGCGACGGCATCGACCGGCTGGTCAAGAAGCTCAAGCCGCGTAAACGCAAGCTCGGCGGGACCGTGGCATGA
- a CDS encoding N-formylglutamate amidohydrolase, whose protein sequence is MKENAVDSSSASMRLLQPGDASPVNVESAGAGGPFLIVVDHAGRAVPNGLGDLGLPADELARHIAWDIGAVGVALDLGRRLNACVIHQTYSRLVIDCNRDPARADSIVLASDGTDVPGNAALSPAGRAARRSEIFEPYHAAIANQIDARAAAGLSTVLVAVHSFTPVMAGFDRPWRHGILHLGQSAFSRAVLARLSAASEAPVGDNEPYAMDDVDYTAPHHAIGRGYDYVELEINQALIGEAAGQRAQAAFLAPLLTEALADIATAI, encoded by the coding sequence TTGAAAGAGAATGCGGTCGATTCCAGCTCCGCCTCAATGCGGTTGCTGCAGCCCGGTGACGCCAGTCCCGTGAACGTCGAATCTGCGGGCGCCGGCGGCCCCTTTCTGATCGTCGTCGACCATGCCGGGCGCGCTGTTCCGAACGGCCTGGGCGACCTTGGCCTCCCCGCCGACGAGCTTGCGCGACACATCGCCTGGGATATCGGCGCCGTGGGCGTCGCCCTGGATCTCGGTCGACGGCTGAACGCCTGCGTAATCCATCAGACCTATTCGCGGCTGGTGATCGACTGCAACCGCGACCCGGCGCGCGCCGACTCGATCGTGCTGGCGAGTGATGGAACAGATGTGCCGGGCAACGCCGCCCTGTCGCCCGCCGGTCGCGCGGCGCGGCGGAGCGAGATATTCGAGCCCTATCACGCCGCTATCGCCAACCAGATCGACGCCCGCGCGGCGGCAGGCCTCTCGACCGTGCTCGTGGCGGTGCATAGCTTCACGCCGGTGATGGCGGGTTTCGACCGGCCCTGGCGGCATGGGATCCTGCACCTCGGTCAGTCAGCCTTCTCGCGGGCCGTGCTCGCACGACTTTCGGCCGCCTCGGAGGCGCCCGTCGGCGACAACGAGCCCTACGCCATGGACGATGTCGACTATACCGCGCCGCACCACGCCATCGGCCGCGGCTATGACTATGTGGAGTTGGAGATCAACCAGGCGTTGATCGGGGAGGCCGCGGGCCAGCGGGCCCAGGCCGCGTTCCTGGCGCCGCTGCTCACCGAGGCTCTGGCGGACATCGCAACCGCCATCTAG
- a CDS encoding nucleotidyltransferase family protein has product MTGFQALILAGSRPSEVDPAAAYAGVAHKALIVLDGRTLLARVAEALRAAGAGRIAVACSDPAVVAETERLGLDVLPAAAGPAESVAAGIATLAAPLLVTTADHALLEAAWVSQFMADAPPDADVAILLAPEALVRAAAPETQRTYLAFRDGRFSGCNLFLLATPRASLAIDLWRTVQAHRKQPWKIAWLLGPRTLFAYALGRLTLDQAVRRLGRQAGVRARAVKSAFGLAAVDVDKPADLDLVRAITSKG; this is encoded by the coding sequence GTGACCGGCTTCCAGGCCCTGATCCTGGCGGGCTCGCGGCCCAGCGAGGTCGATCCCGCCGCAGCCTACGCCGGCGTCGCCCACAAGGCATTGATTGTCCTTGATGGGCGCACCTTGCTGGCCCGCGTCGCCGAGGCCCTCCGCGCCGCTGGGGCCGGCCGCATCGCCGTGGCCTGTAGCGACCCCGCCGTCGTTGCGGAGACCGAACGGTTAGGACTCGACGTCCTGCCCGCCGCGGCGGGGCCCGCTGAAAGCGTCGCCGCCGGCATCGCGACCTTGGCCGCGCCGCTGCTCGTCACCACCGCCGACCACGCCCTGCTGGAGGCCGCCTGGGTCTCTCAGTTCATGGCTGACGCGCCACCGGACGCCGACGTCGCCATCCTGTTGGCGCCGGAAGCCCTGGTGCGCGCGGCCGCCCCGGAGACCCAGCGAACCTATCTCGCCTTTCGCGACGGCCGGTTCAGCGGCTGCAACCTGTTCTTGCTGGCGACGCCTCGGGCGAGCCTGGCGATCGATTTGTGGCGCACCGTCCAGGCGCATCGCAAGCAGCCTTGGAAGATCGCCTGGCTGCTTGGACCGCGGACGCTCTTCGCCTACGCGCTGGGCAGGCTGACCCTAGATCAGGCGGTGCGCCGCCTCGGCCGCCAGGCCGGCGTCAGGGCTAGGGCCGTGAAGAGCGCCTTTGGCCTGGCCGCCGTCGATGTCGACAAGCCGGCGGACCTCGACCTCGTCCGCGCGATCACGTCGAAGGGTTAG
- a CDS encoding HIT family protein, with translation MTNATAKSFGYPDTVVAETASWLVLVRPKQPTFGSLVLVCKEPASAFSDLTPAAFADLQTAVQGIEGLLRKRVNYQKINYLMLMMVDLDVHFHVIPRYEGARESDGVSYPDAGWPGQPNLGAVHDLGADGAAALARDLAKDWPA, from the coding sequence ATGACCAACGCCACCGCCAAGAGCTTCGGCTACCCCGACACCGTCGTCGCGGAGACCGCGTCCTGGCTGGTGCTGGTGCGACCCAAGCAACCGACATTTGGGTCGCTGGTGCTGGTTTGCAAGGAACCGGCCTCGGCCTTCTCGGATCTGACGCCCGCGGCCTTCGCCGACCTGCAGACTGCGGTCCAGGGCATCGAGGGCCTGCTGCGCAAGCGTGTGAACTACCAGAAGATCAACTATCTGATGCTGATGATGGTCGACCTGGACGTCCACTTCCACGTCATCCCCCGCTACGAAGGCGCGCGAGAGAGCGACGGCGTGAGCTATCCCGACGCCGGTTGGCCGGGCCAGCCGAACCTGGGCGCCGTCCACGACCTGGGCGCCGACGGCGCAGCGGCGCTCGCCAGGGACCTGGCCAAGGACTGGCCTGCCTGA
- a CDS encoding LptF/LptG family permease, producing the protein MNLQRYVLKTMATRILVAALVLIGIMQILDLLDVTNDIIDRGLGFGGMIRYASLRMPRLIEQAAPLSVLAGAIFAFMKLAGDSEIVAMRASGLSAYRLLRMVAPAALAVMVIDFAAVELVAPRTDAALQTWWRSTAPPAEAVKAQTKSFRIGGDVVIATTTDVTGKTLTDVKIYRRDPQGRLIERIEAPSAVHQVDHWRLNDPHFVRFENGEPRSGEATQMEWASRFRPTDAQALFFGDQDISAGAARRALDGGSAERPPSFYATRIQRAIAGPFGVLVMLALALPVALASFRASQGAVFVSLSLASGLLFLVFDGVFTAMGESGAIAPFLGAWSAAAIFGSLAAAAIVRLEG; encoded by the coding sequence ATGAACCTGCAGCGCTATGTGCTGAAGACCATGGCGACCCGCATCCTGGTGGCCGCCCTGGTCCTGATCGGCATCATGCAGATCCTCGACCTGCTTGATGTCACCAACGACATCATCGACCGCGGACTGGGTTTCGGCGGGATGATCAGGTATGCGTCCCTGCGAATGCCGCGGCTGATCGAACAGGCCGCGCCGCTCTCGGTGCTGGCCGGCGCCATCTTCGCCTTCATGAAGCTGGCCGGCGATAGCGAGATCGTCGCCATGCGCGCCTCCGGGCTCTCGGCCTATCGGCTGCTCCGGATGGTGGCGCCCGCTGCGCTCGCGGTGATGGTCATCGACTTCGCGGCGGTTGAACTGGTGGCCCCTCGGACGGACGCGGCCTTGCAGACCTGGTGGCGATCCACCGCCCCGCCGGCTGAGGCGGTCAAGGCGCAGACCAAGTCTTTCCGCATCGGCGGCGACGTCGTGATCGCCACGACGACGGATGTGACGGGCAAGACCTTGACGGATGTGAAGATCTACCGCCGCGACCCGCAGGGCCGCCTGATCGAGCGGATCGAAGCGCCGTCGGCGGTGCATCAGGTCGATCATTGGCGGCTCAATGATCCGCACTTCGTCCGCTTCGAGAACGGCGAACCGCGGTCCGGCGAGGCGACGCAGATGGAATGGGCCTCTCGGTTCCGACCAACCGACGCCCAGGCGCTATTCTTCGGTGATCAAGACATCTCCGCCGGAGCCGCGCGCCGCGCCCTTGACGGCGGCAGCGCCGAGCGGCCGCCCAGCTTCTATGCCACCCGCATCCAGCGTGCGATCGCCGGTCCCTTTGGGGTGCTGGTGATGCTGGCGCTGGCGCTTCCCGTGGCGCTCGCCAGCTTCCGAGCGAGCCAGGGCGCAGTGTTTGTCAGCCTTAGCCTGGCGTCGGGCCTACTGTTCCTGGTGTTCGACGGGGTGTTCACCGCCATGGGCGAAAGCGGCGCCATCGCGCCGTTCCTTGGCGCCTGGAGCGCCGCGGCGATCTTCGGCTCGCTGGCGGCGGCGGCCATCGTCAGGTTGGAGGGCTGA
- a CDS encoding CDP-alcohol phosphatidyltransferase family protein: MTNGLQRATAGVVVGESDVRVWGQTSTARLERTFGRQNLKIARLETLAPDEIVVLVHAGWVLDEALVRSLAEQPGAVLADAAGRLVAACLRGDDAPAAAAALEAGRTPAGGGYPAQVMDAVALIGAYNDALRKREPPVLEPLGADNVRSVEKRLFQGSYKGVTDLVTKYVWPTPARIVTRWCAQIGMTPNQVTTLGFVLMLLALWAFWRGEYGWGLVAAWIMTFLDTVDGKLARVTLTSSAWGNVFDHGIDLIHPPFWWVAWVVGLAAVDLPLDHPEPVLWVIVGGYVVQRLIEGVFIRYFKMHIHMWRPFDSFFRLITARRNPNLLLLTLSCLIGRPDMGIIAVAIWTAASLAVHFAQLAQAAMAPRGSLVSWLAR, encoded by the coding sequence TTGACCAACGGCTTGCAGCGCGCGACCGCCGGTGTTGTGGTGGGCGAATCCGACGTCCGGGTGTGGGGACAGACCTCCACCGCCCGCCTGGAGCGCACGTTCGGCCGCCAGAACCTGAAGATCGCGCGACTCGAAACCCTGGCGCCCGACGAGATCGTCGTCCTTGTTCATGCCGGCTGGGTGCTGGACGAGGCCCTCGTCCGCAGTCTCGCCGAGCAGCCCGGCGCGGTCCTCGCTGACGCCGCTGGCCGTCTGGTCGCGGCCTGTCTGCGCGGCGATGATGCGCCCGCCGCCGCCGCCGCGCTGGAGGCGGGCCGTACGCCGGCGGGCGGTGGCTATCCGGCTCAGGTCATGGACGCCGTCGCACTGATCGGCGCCTATAACGACGCCCTTCGCAAGCGCGAGCCGCCGGTGTTGGAGCCCCTTGGGGCCGACAACGTCCGCTCTGTGGAGAAACGCTTGTTCCAGGGCTCCTACAAGGGCGTCACCGACCTGGTGACCAAATATGTCTGGCCGACACCGGCGCGGATCGTCACCCGCTGGTGCGCCCAGATCGGCATGACGCCGAACCAGGTGACGACGCTCGGCTTCGTGCTGATGCTGCTGGCGCTCTGGGCCTTCTGGCGCGGGGAATACGGCTGGGGCCTGGTCGCGGCCTGGATCATGACTTTCCTCGACACCGTCGACGGCAAGCTGGCGCGGGTGACGTTGACGTCGTCTGCCTGGGGCAATGTCTTCGACCACGGTATTGACCTCATCCATCCGCCCTTCTGGTGGGTCGCCTGGGTGGTGGGTCTTGCGGCGGTGGACCTGCCGCTCGATCACCCTGAGCCGGTGCTTTGGGTGATCGTCGGCGGCTATGTGGTCCAGCGCCTGATCGAAGGCGTCTTCATCCGCTACTTCAAGATGCACATCCACATGTGGCGACCTTTCGATAGCTTCTTCCGGCTGATCACCGCGCGCCGCAACCCGAACCTCCTCCTGCTCACCCTATCCTGCCTGATTGGCAGGCCCGACATGGGCATCATTGCGGTGGCGATCTGGACGGCGGCCAGCCTGGCGGTCCACTTCGCGCAACTGGCCCAGGCGGCCATGGCGCCGCGAGGTTCGCTCGTTTCCTGGCTGGCGCGCTGA
- a CDS encoding NTP transferase domain-containing protein, translating to MSSDFKAVILAAGQGSRLGALTETRPKCLVDLCGRSVLEWQLRHLHAAGVREAVVVTGFGANLVDREVARFELPGMRVRTQFNPFYHLADNLVTCWLARGELVGHCLILNGDSLIETGIPRALLNAPPADITVTIDRKASYDEDDMKVLTTSEDRLLGIGKTITEYDGESIGFLRFSPEGATLFTRYVEQAIRQPEGLKRWYLSVIDQIARETGRVQVCSIEGLDWAEMDFPADVPKNLALAERWTANPST from the coding sequence GTGAGTTCTGACTTCAAGGCCGTGATCCTCGCCGCCGGCCAGGGCAGCCGACTCGGCGCGCTGACTGAGACGCGGCCCAAGTGCCTTGTCGATCTCTGCGGCCGCAGCGTGCTCGAGTGGCAGCTGCGCCACCTGCATGCCGCCGGCGTGCGTGAGGCGGTGGTGGTGACCGGCTTCGGCGCCAACCTGGTGGACCGGGAAGTCGCTAGATTCGAACTCCCGGGCATGCGTGTTCGCACTCAGTTCAATCCGTTCTATCACTTGGCCGATAACCTGGTGACTTGCTGGCTGGCGCGCGGCGAACTGGTCGGCCACTGCCTGATCTTGAACGGTGACAGTCTGATCGAGACAGGCATTCCCCGCGCACTGCTGAACGCCCCGCCGGCGGACATCACCGTCACCATCGACCGCAAGGCCTCGTACGATGAGGACGACATGAAGGTCCTCACCACGTCCGAAGACCGACTGCTTGGGATTGGTAAGACGATCACCGAGTACGACGGAGAGTCGATCGGTTTCCTGAGGTTCTCGCCGGAAGGCGCGACCCTGTTCACCCGCTATGTGGAACAGGCCATCCGCCAGCCCGAGGGCCTGAAACGCTGGTACTTGAGCGTCATAGACCAGATCGCTCGCGAGACCGGCCGGGTCCAGGTCTGCTCGATCGAAGGCCTGGACTGGGCGGAGATGGACTTCCCCGCCGACGTGCCGAAAAATCTGGCCTTAGCCGAGCGCTGGACCGCTAACCCTTCGACGTGA
- a CDS encoding DUF2141 domain-containing protein encodes MRRPSIACLVVAAVLAGATAASAGECLGQPTQHKLTVHVSGVRQARGLMAVTLYPDIPGRFLAPKGKLARARPAATAPTSTTCFWLPAAGGYAVAVYHDANGDRDFNRTLVGLPIEGYGFSNDAPTRTGLPAFKQARFQAASSDTVIRIRIRYP; translated from the coding sequence GTGAGACGTCCAAGCATAGCGTGTCTCGTCGTCGCCGCCGTCCTGGCCGGCGCCACCGCCGCCTCGGCGGGCGAATGCCTCGGCCAACCCACCCAGCATAAGCTCACGGTCCATGTTTCCGGCGTGCGTCAGGCCCGGGGATTGATGGCGGTGACGCTCTACCCCGATATTCCGGGCCGCTTTTTGGCGCCGAAGGGCAAGCTGGCGCGGGCGCGCCCGGCGGCGACCGCCCCGACCAGTACGACATGCTTTTGGCTGCCTGCCGCGGGCGGCTACGCGGTGGCGGTCTATCACGACGCCAACGGCGACCGGGATTTCAATCGCACCCTCGTCGGCCTGCCGATCGAAGGATACGGCTTTTCAAACGATGCGCCGACCAGGACGGGCTTGCCGGCCTTCAAGCAGGCGCGCTTCCAGGCTGCATCGAGCGACACCGTCATCCGCATTCGGATACGCTACCCCTAG
- a CDS encoding dATP pyrophosphohydrolase: MPVQIVPVRDKAELERFIRLPARLNAGDQAFVMPLLMERREALSPSHNPFFKHADHQFWLATRDGRDVGRISAQIDHLAPQDPARPTGAFGLIAGEDDAEVFQALLAQAEGWLKARGMARALGPLNLSVNEEVGLLVDGFETPPMVMMGHDPRYAGGRIEEAGYAKAKDVYAYISRIDDHALGGVLGRASKAATPGVRLRQLDMKRFDAEVATLTEILNDAWRDNWGFTPTTEDETRYLAAALKPVVDPRLVWFAEIDGEAAGVMVLLPNVNEAIRDLGGKLLPLGWAKLLWRLKVAHVKSLRVPLMGVRKAYAASARGRMLPFQMIAAAAQQAQALGYETCEFSWVLEENMPMRRICEAAGAVIYKTYRLYEKDLA; this comes from the coding sequence ATGCCCGTTCAGATCGTTCCGGTCCGCGACAAGGCCGAGCTTGAGCGCTTCATCCGCCTGCCCGCGCGGCTGAACGCCGGCGATCAGGCCTTCGTCATGCCGCTTCTGATGGAACGGCGCGAAGCGCTCAGCCCGTCGCACAATCCCTTCTTCAAACACGCCGACCATCAATTCTGGCTGGCGACTCGCGATGGTCGCGACGTCGGCCGGATCAGCGCCCAGATCGACCACTTGGCGCCCCAAGACCCGGCCCGGCCCACCGGCGCCTTCGGCCTGATCGCCGGCGAGGACGACGCCGAGGTTTTCCAGGCTTTGCTGGCCCAGGCCGAGGGTTGGCTGAAGGCCCGCGGCATGGCCCGCGCGCTCGGCCCGCTCAATCTTTCCGTTAACGAAGAAGTCGGTCTGCTGGTCGACGGATTCGAGACCCCGCCCATGGTCATGATGGGCCACGATCCCCGCTACGCTGGCGGCCGGATCGAAGAGGCCGGCTACGCCAAGGCCAAGGACGTCTACGCCTACATCTCCCGGATCGACGACCACGCCCTTGGCGGCGTGCTTGGCCGGGCCAGCAAGGCCGCCACGCCAGGCGTTCGCCTGCGCCAGCTCGACATGAAGCGCTTCGACGCCGAGGTCGCGACGCTCACTGAAATCCTCAACGACGCCTGGCGCGACAACTGGGGCTTCACGCCGACCACCGAGGACGAGACCCGCTATCTTGCGGCCGCGCTCAAGCCGGTGGTCGACCCCCGGCTGGTGTGGTTCGCCGAGATCGACGGGGAAGCCGCCGGCGTCATGGTCTTGCTGCCCAACGTCAACGAGGCGATCCGCGACCTCGGCGGCAAGCTCCTGCCGCTGGGCTGGGCCAAACTGTTGTGGCGTCTGAAGGTGGCGCACGTGAAGTCATTGCGCGTGCCGCTGATGGGCGTGCGCAAAGCCTATGCGGCCAGCGCGCGGGGCCGGATGCTGCCCTTCCAAATGATCGCCGCGGCCGCCCAGCAGGCTCAGGCCCTGGGCTATGAGACCTGTGAGTTCTCCTGGGTGCTCGAGGAAAACATGCCCATGCGCCGCATCTGCGAAGCCGCAGGCGCAGTGATCTACAAGACCTACCGGCTCTACGAAAAAGACCTGGCCTGA
- a CDS encoding metallophosphoesterase family protein produces the protein MFRLGHLSDPHLPPPRGALALRDLFNKRALSAVAWRRKHKQHDPAVLAALLADVADQAPDHLAITGDLMNFASDAEAAQAQAWLANLGDPSRITLSPGNHDALVKPGHPQRLAALRPWFGDDTSGDFPHVRRRGAVAIVNLRSAVPTAPHLATGELGDEQRIELETILRDLGREGLFRLILLHHPPTEGAVSRRKRLVDAGRLRDIVREAGAELVLHGHAHEALVGKITGPAGPVPVLGVPSASTAPGHRHASARWHLLEIAANHAITVTARGFDRQGEPLSELGRYRLPPP, from the coding sequence TTGTTTCGCCTCGGCCACCTGTCGGATCCGCACCTTCCGCCGCCCAGGGGCGCTTTGGCCCTGCGCGACCTCTTCAACAAGCGCGCCTTGAGCGCCGTCGCCTGGCGACGCAAGCACAAGCAGCACGACCCGGCCGTCCTCGCCGCCCTCCTCGCCGACGTCGCCGACCAGGCGCCCGATCACCTGGCCATCACCGGCGACCTGATGAACTTCGCGTCCGACGCCGAGGCCGCCCAGGCGCAGGCCTGGTTGGCGAACCTGGGCGATCCGAGCCGCATCACCTTAAGCCCCGGAAACCACGACGCCCTCGTGAAGCCGGGGCACCCGCAACGACTGGCGGCGCTGCGCCCCTGGTTCGGCGACGACACGAGCGGCGATTTCCCCCATGTGCGGCGGCGCGGCGCCGTCGCCATCGTCAACCTACGCTCCGCCGTGCCGACGGCGCCGCATCTGGCCACCGGCGAACTGGGCGACGAGCAGCGGATAGAGCTTGAGACGATCCTCAGGGACCTCGGACGCGAGGGCCTGTTCCGCCTGATCCTCCTGCATCATCCACCCACAGAAGGCGCTGTCTCGCGCAGAAAGCGTCTGGTCGACGCCGGCCGGTTGCGCGACATCGTCCGCGAGGCGGGCGCTGAGCTCGTCCTTCACGGCCATGCCCATGAGGCTCTGGTCGGCAAGATCACCGGGCCAGCCGGCCCTGTGCCGGTGCTGGGCGTTCCCTCGGCGTCCACAGCCCCGGGCCATCGCCACGCCTCCGCCCGCTGGCATTTGCTGGAGATCGCCGCGAACCACGCGATCACCGTGACCGCCCGCGGCTTCGATAGGCAGGGTGAGCCACTGAGCGAACTTGGCCGCTACCGGCTGCCGCCGCCCTAG